The Micromonospora sp. NBC_01740 genome includes a window with the following:
- a CDS encoding acetolactate synthase, with protein sequence MTERIEGHGGELALAALRAYGVREMFTLSGGHVFPLYDAAHKTGFPLYDVRHEQSAVFAAEAVAKLQRRPGLAVLTAGPGVTNGISGLTSAYFNASPVLVLGGRAPQFRWGSGSLQEMDHLPLVAPVTKHAETVFSPDDIPRAVTAALTAALTPHRGPVFLDFPLEAVFSVSDAELPALPGIAPVEPDPDEVAKAAGLVAAASRPVIIAGSDVYAGDAVDALRAAAESLQVPVFTNGMGRGALPPEHPLAFAKARRVALRGADVVVVIGTPLDFRLSFGDFGDAQVVHIVDAPSQRAAHVQPAAAPAGDLRLILTALADHPGDRADHADWIAELRTAEDAAKARDAEEMSAETDPIRPARVYGELRKVLARDAITIGDGGDFVSYAGRYLEPAQPGTWLDPGPYGCLGTGMGYAMGARVSHPDRQICVLMGDGAAGFSLMDVESLARQKLPVVIVVGNNGIWGLEKHPMRAMYGYDVAADLQPELRYDHVVSALGGAGETVAKAGDLGPALRRAFDAGVPYLVNVLTDPADAYPRSSNLA encoded by the coding sequence ATGACGGAGCGGATCGAAGGTCACGGCGGGGAGCTCGCACTCGCGGCGCTGCGTGCGTACGGGGTGCGGGAGATGTTCACCCTCTCCGGCGGGCACGTCTTTCCGCTCTACGACGCCGCGCACAAGACCGGCTTCCCCCTCTACGACGTACGGCACGAGCAGTCGGCGGTCTTCGCCGCCGAGGCGGTGGCGAAGCTCCAGCGCCGACCCGGCCTCGCCGTGCTCACCGCCGGCCCCGGCGTCACCAACGGCATCTCGGGGCTGACGAGCGCGTACTTCAACGCCTCCCCGGTGCTGGTGCTGGGCGGCCGGGCCCCGCAGTTCCGCTGGGGCTCGGGCAGCCTCCAGGAGATGGACCACCTGCCGCTGGTCGCCCCCGTCACCAAGCACGCCGAGACGGTGTTCAGCCCTGACGACATCCCGCGCGCGGTGACCGCGGCGCTGACCGCCGCGCTCACCCCGCACCGGGGCCCGGTCTTCCTCGACTTCCCCCTCGAGGCGGTCTTCTCGGTCTCCGACGCCGAGCTGCCCGCGCTGCCGGGCATCGCGCCGGTCGAGCCCGACCCCGACGAGGTGGCGAAGGCGGCCGGCCTGGTCGCCGCCGCGAGCCGCCCGGTGATCATCGCCGGCTCCGACGTCTATGCCGGGGACGCGGTCGACGCCCTGCGGGCCGCCGCCGAGTCGCTCCAGGTGCCGGTCTTCACCAACGGGATGGGTCGGGGCGCGCTGCCGCCGGAGCACCCGCTCGCCTTCGCCAAGGCCCGTCGCGTGGCGCTGCGGGGCGCCGACGTGGTCGTGGTGATCGGCACCCCCCTCGACTTCCGGCTCAGCTTCGGCGACTTCGGCGACGCCCAGGTGGTGCACATCGTCGACGCGCCCAGCCAGCGGGCCGCGCACGTGCAGCCGGCCGCCGCCCCCGCCGGCGACCTCCGGCTGATCCTCACCGCCCTGGCCGACCACCCGGGCGACCGGGCCGACCACGCCGACTGGATCGCCGAGCTGCGTACCGCCGAGGACGCCGCGAAGGCCCGCGACGCCGAGGAGATGTCCGCCGAGACGGACCCGATCCGGCCCGCCCGGGTCTACGGCGAGCTGCGCAAGGTGCTGGCCCGCGACGCCATCACCATCGGCGACGGCGGCGACTTCGTCTCGTACGCCGGCCGCTACCTGGAGCCCGCGCAGCCCGGCACGTGGCTCGACCCCGGCCCGTACGGCTGCCTGGGCACCGGCATGGGCTACGCGATGGGCGCCCGGGTCAGCCACCCCGACCGGCAGATCTGTGTCCTCATGGGCGACGGCGCGGCCGGCTTCTCGCTGATGGACGTGGAGTCCCTCGCCCGGCAGAAGCTGCCGGTGGTGATCGTGGTCGGCAACAACGGCATCTGGGGGCTGGAGAAGCACCCGATGCGGGCCATGTACGGCTACGACGTCGCCGCCGACCTCCAGCCGGAGCTGCGCTACGACCACGTCGTGAGTGCCCTCGGCGGGGCCGGCGAGACGGTGGCGAAGGCGGGCGACCTCGGCCCGGCGCTGCGGCGGGCGTTCGACGCCGGCGTGCCGTACCTGGTCAACGTGCTCACCGACCCGGCCGACGCGTACCCCCGCTCGTCGAACCTGGCCTGA